CTCCCTTCCCCCGAAAAAATCAGCCCTTCCGTACATGCGCCGTAATAATCGTACCACTCCGGGCATGCACCGTTATCTCACAGTCACCAACCCGGACATAGACGTTTTTCCCGCATTTCCGTATCTCCGCCTCAGGATTTTGGACCAGCTCCCTGCACCAGCGTACCACATCCTCCCCCGCATCCAGCGAGAGATTCTTCCGGACTCGTTCCGCGCCCGGCCCGGTCGTATGCAGCTTCTCAAGACTCGCGAACAGCTCATCCCTGACTGCCGGATTCATCCCCGTCACATCTGCGCAAGCCGTCGTGCAACCGCCATGTTTCCCGCATCATCCCGCACCTCATCTGATGGCGTCTCCATAATAAATGCACAGTGGGAAACTCTCGGAAACATCAGCACATCCCGAATCGTCTCTTCCCCCAGAGTCCCGAGACCGAGATGCTCGTGACGATCAAGATGTGACCCGACCCCTCCCTTCATATCGTTCAGATGAATCACCCGCAATCGCGAAAGATCCCCCGCCTCATCCGCAAACCATCCGAAGACCGTCTCCGCCCCGTGACCTTTCAGATCATACCCCGCCGCCGCCGCATGGCACGTATCAAAACAGAAACCCACCCGCGGCTCGCGTCCCAGCCCGTCAGCAATCGCACCGACATCCGTAAACGTCCCACCGACGGTGTTCCTCTCGTTCGCCGTGTTCTCCAGAAGAATCATCGTCTCGCCCTCAGCATTGTCCAGAGCATGACCGATTGCGGCGATGACCTTTTCCTGCCCCTTCTTGTGCCCCTCAGGCCCGTGATGTCCGAGATGCGTAACAAGATACGGAATCTTCAGCTGACTGCACCGGTTCAGCTCATCCGTCAGCGTTGCAACCGACTTCTCATAAATCTCCGGCTTCTCTGCCGCGGGGTTCGGGAGATAGGGCATATGGTCCACCACCGGCCCGATACCGGACGCAGCAAGAGCCGCAATGAACGCATCCGCCGCCGCCGCATCGATCGGTTTTGCAGCCCACACCCGCGGACTGCGGGTAAATATCTGAAACGTATCACAGCCCAGCGCCTGTGCCCGCTCCACCGCATGTGCAAACGCTCCGGCAATTGAGACATGAAATCCAAGCTTAACCATGACGTGACTCCTCCTTCTTTCTCTCCCGCCATGCAGCAAGCATCGCATCAACCGCCTCCAGCATCACGCGGGGCGACGACCCCCAGTGAACAACCGCGCCGAACTTCCCGTTGTAGATCCCAATCCCGGAACGCTCCGCCCGGCAGCAGCGGGCGATGAACGGCTCTTCTGCCACCTGCGACAAAGGACAGGTATCCTCGAACACAAAATCATCGCCGTAACACTCACCGCAGATATGGCGGCCGGTCAGACAGCAGGCAACATGCTCGCCGCCGTGCAGACTGTCCCGGTCCAGGGTTTTTGCAAAACCCCCGGCCCGGCAGGGATACACATCCGCCGGAATCTTTGCAATATCCCTGACGTGATGTGCAAACTGAATATTTTCGGTACCGAAAAATCCCAGTTCCTCTAAAATCTTCAGGTTCTCCGACAGATTTGCCCGCGGGGGTGTAATATCATACACATGCACCGTCTCCAGCCCCGAAAGATCCGGATCCAGCACAAAAATCTGGTGTTCATCATTTGCACCGAAAATGGTACACCGCTTTCCTGTGGACAGCGCCTTTCGGATCAGACCTGTCCGGTCATGCGGCGTAATTGGTCCTTCCCAGACAGCAATATCCTCCGGCCCTACCAGACGACGGACGGACTTCACCTTTCGCAGGTACCCGCTCTCCCCCTCATGCTCCACCTCCAGAATCTCAAAACCCTCCGGTACCGGATGGATCAGATACTTCGTCAGGAAATAGACCGTATCGCCGTACGGTTTTGTTGCCGCACTCCCGATGTATTTGCATTCGGTTGGAAAGATCATACAGATACTGTATGTATTGCGATAATGCAAATTAAATCCGACTATCGCAGTCAGTCCCGGCCCGGCACCATATCGCAGCCGGTACAGGCGATACACATCGTTTCTGCTTCACGGGTATCAAGACCATTCGCCGCAAGAACCGAGCGGTGATGCTTGTAGAGGCTCATAAACCGCTTGAACCCGGGGCGCGCCAGATCTTTT
This DNA window, taken from Methanocorpusculum vombati, encodes the following:
- a CDS encoding DUF3781 domain-containing protein; amino-acid sequence: MNPAVRDELFASLEKLHTTGPGAERVRKNLSLDAGEDVVRWCRELVQNPEAEIRKCGKNVYVRVGDCEITVHARSGTIITAHVRKG
- a CDS encoding deoxyribonuclease IV, with the protein product MVKLGFHVSIAGAFAHAVERAQALGCDTFQIFTRSPRVWAAKPIDAAAADAFIAALAASGIGPVVDHMPYLPNPAAEKPEIYEKSVATLTDELNRCSQLKIPYLVTHLGHHGPEGHKKGQEKVIAAIGHALDNAEGETMILLENTANERNTVGGTFTDVGAIADGLGREPRVGFCFDTCHAAAAGYDLKGHGAETVFGWFADEAGDLSRLRVIHLNDMKGGVGSHLDRHEHLGLGTLGEETIRDVLMFPRVSHCAFIMETPSDEVRDDAGNMAVARRLAQM
- a CDS encoding DUF7714 family protein: MIFPTECKYIGSAATKPYGDTVYFLTKYLIHPVPEGFEILEVEHEGESGYLRKVKSVRRLVGPEDIAVWEGPITPHDRTGLIRKALSTGKRCTIFGANDEHQIFVLDPDLSGLETVHVYDITPPRANLSENLKILEELGFFGTENIQFAHHVRDIAKIPADVYPCRAGGFAKTLDRDSLHGGEHVACCLTGRHICGECYGDDFVFEDTCPLSQVAEEPFIARCCRAERSGIGIYNGKFGAVVHWGSSPRVMLEAVDAMLAAWRERKKEESRHG